Proteins encoded by one window of Arachis ipaensis cultivar K30076 chromosome B04, Araip1.1, whole genome shotgun sequence:
- the LOC107638788 gene encoding uncharacterized protein LOC107638788 isoform X2 (The sequence of the model RefSeq protein was modified relative to this genomic sequence to represent the inferred CDS: added 134 bases not found in genome assembly): MSGKGTTTTTPVPVPASCRKIVQSVKEIVSNFPDHEIYATLRDCNMDPDEAVTRLLSQDTFHEVKSKREKKKESKDPADYRPSGTNNTSNRGGARTGTDRHGGRSGTNQFSSSDAGLLGKPVYKKGNGTPAYGGSAPGLLGNNGNRQLPSYSDSVTTENKTSALGMGDAVSSSSQQGGLQSPWVRNAGQLSMADIVKMGRPQTKVPMHNSSLHSGHHQNAVAPPAPLDYNSQSFQGHASKISETNTDQGYASVPQDDEWPRMENQQDISVSTAVDPQVNSEYDGEANWHQRTHLEEHVADDGSVENADNTESASISAKSTSEDNTGAEDGISSVTANMGQLNLQRDNSATEPDEDNPSLVIPDHLQLHTPECLNLSLGSFGPANNASLSGPASYASGPFKSNLDDASAPADVSAIGSLETRNPEYYRDEHLATTSGENLVHGNGVNVETYEQASVSQEALKPQPPEAAQENQYSFPSSSHGFNYETAQQPEVPFPQPQTSLPMQNLGPFSNVMAYTNSLPSSLLASTVQTAREDSPYSPFPSATQSMHAKYGNITSSIGGPSLSMSEALRSGGISAPQPNPQTLPGGNVATGPGLPQHVAVHPYSQPSLPMGHFANMISYPILPQSYTYMPSAFQQGFAGNSTYPQSLAALLPQYKNGVSVSMTQSTAIPPGYGFGSSTNVPGGNFPLNPPTAPTGTTIGYDDVINSQFKDNSHMMSLQQNENSVMWPHGPGSRSVSALPPSMYFNLPEQNQQGGFRQRQQQPSQNFGSLGYPNFYQSQAGVSLEPQQQQHQHPREANLGGSQNQPAKQSQQLWQNSY; encoded by the exons ATGAG CCGACCACGAGATCTACGCCACCCTCCGCGACTGCAACATGGACCCTGACGAAGCTGTTACTCGCCTCCTCTCACAAG ATACTTTTCATGAGGTGAAGAGCAAACGAGAGAAGAAAAAAGAG AGTAAGGACCCAGCTGATTACAGGCCTAGTGGGACAAATAACACGTCGAATCGTGGTGGTGCTAGGACTGGCACAGATCGCCATGGTGGACGTAGTGGCACAAACCAGTTCAGCAGTAGTG ATGCTGGTCTGCTGGGAAAACCTGTATACAAGAAGGGAAATGGAACTCCTGCTTATGGAGGCTCTGCACCCGGTTTGTTGGGGAATAATGGGAACAGGCAACTACCATCCTACAG TGATTCTGTGACTACTGAAAATAAAACATCTGCATTAGGAATGGGTGATGCAGTATCATCGTCATCACAACAGGGTGGATTGCAATCTCCATGGGTGCGGAATGCTGGTCAACTTTCAATGGCTGACATTGTTAAGATGGGTAGACCACAGACCAAGGTGCCTATGCATAACTCTTCTCTCCACAGTGGTCATCATCAAAATGCTGTGGCCCCTCCAGCACCATTGGATTATAATTCCCAATCATTTCAAGGCCATGCTTCCAAGATTTCAGAGACAAATACTGATCAAGGCTATGCTAGCGTACCACAGGATGATGAATGGCCTCGTATGGAGAACCAACAAGATATTAGTGTATCTACTGCTGTTGATCCACAAGTAAATTCAGAATATGATGGTGAAGCTAATTGGCACCAGAGGACTCACCTAGAAGAACATGTAGCTGATGATGGTTCTGTTGAGAATGCAGACAATACTGAATCTGCTTCTATTTCTGCTAAAAGTACGTCAGAAGATAACACAGGAG CCGAAGATGGTATTTCATCAGTAACTGCAAACATGGGGCAGCTAAATTTACAGAGAGACAACAGTGCAACGGAACCAGATGAGGACAATCCTTCTTTAGTAATTCCAGATCACCTGCAGCTCCATACTCCAGAATGCTTGAATCTGAGCTTAGGAAGTTTTGGGCCTGCGAACAATGCTTCCCTTTCGGGACCTGCCTCATATGCATCTGGGCCCTTCAAAAGTAACTTGGACGATGCATCTGCACCGGCAGATGTTTCAGCCATTGGATCCTTAGAAACTAG AAATCCAGAGTATTACAGGGATGAGCATCTTGCTACTACCTCAGGTGAAAATTTAGTTCATGGAAATGGTGTGAATGTTGAAACATATGAACAAGCATCTGTTTCCCAAGAGGCTTTAAAACCTCAACCCCCTGAAGCTGCTCAGGAGAATCAATATTCATTTCCTTCATCCTCGCATGGATTTAATTATGAAACCGCACAACAACCAGAGGTCCCATTCCCTCAACCGCAGACAAGCTTGCCGATGCAAAACCTAGGTCCCTTCTCTAATGTAATG GCGTATACAAATTCTTTGCCCAGTTCTCTGTTGGCTTCAACAGTTCAAACTGCAAGGGAGGATAGTCCATACTCACCTTTCCCTTCAGCAACACAATCAATGCATGCAAAATATGGCAACATCACTTCTTCAATTGGCGGTCCTTCCTTATCAATGTCAGAG GCTCTAAGATCAGGTGGCATTTCTGCACCTCAACCCAATCCACAGACGCTGCCTGGTGGCAATGTTGCTACCGGACCTGGGCTCCCTCAACATGTGGCTGTGCATCCGTAT AGCTATCCTATCTTGCCTCAGAGCTATACGTATATGCCATCGGCTTTTCAGCAGGGCTTTGCTGGAAATAGCACATACCCCCAGTCTCTGGCAGCATTGCTTCCTCAATATAAAAATGGTGTTTCTGTCAGTATGACTCAGTCTACTGCTATTCCACCTGGATATGGGTTTGGAAGTTCAACAAACGTTCCTGGAGGAAATTTTCCTTTGAACCCCCCTACTGCTCCTACTGGAACAACCATTGGATATGATGATGTTATAAATTCCCAGTTTAAGGACAACAGTCATATGATGTCACTACAACAG AATGAGAACTCTGTAATGTGGCCTCATGGACCTGGATCACGATCAGTGTCTGCACTTCCTCCCAGCATGTATTTCAACTTGCCGGAACAGAATCAACAAGGTGGATTTCGGCAAAGACAGCAGCAGCCTTCACAGAATTTTGGATCCCTTGGATACCCTAATTTCTACCAGTCTCAGGCTGGCGTTTCTTTGGAACCTCAGCAGCAGCAGCATCAGCATCCTAGGGAAGCAAACTTGGGTGGTTCACAAAACCAACCAGCTAAGCAGTCCCAGCAGTTATGGCAAAACAGCTACTAA
- the LOC107638788 gene encoding uncharacterized protein LOC107638788 isoform X1 (The sequence of the model RefSeq protein was modified relative to this genomic sequence to represent the inferred CDS: added 134 bases not found in genome assembly) has translation MSGKGTTTTTPVPVPASCRKIVQSVKEIVSNFPDHEIYATLRDCNMDPDEAVTRLLSQDTFHEVKSKREKKKESKDPADYRPSGTNNTSNRGGARTGTDRHGGRSGTNQFSSSDAGLLGKPVYKKGNGTPAYGGSAPGLLGNNGNRQLPSYSDSVTTENKTSALGMGDAVSSSSQQGGLQSPWVRNAGQLSMADIVKMGRPQTKVPMHNSSLHSGHHQNAVAPPAPLDYNSQSFQGHASKISETNTDQGYASVPQDDEWPRMENQQDISVSTAVDPQVNSEYDGEANWHQRTHLEEHVADDGSVENADNTESASISAKSTSEDNTGAEDGISSVTANMGQLNLQRDNSATEPDEDNPSLVIPDHLQLHTPECLNLSLGSFGPANNASLSGPASYASGPFKSNLDDASAPADVSAIGSLETRNPEYYRDEHLATTSGENLVHGNGVNVETYEQASVSQEALKPQPPEAAQENQYSFPSSSHGFNYETAQQPEVPFPQPQTSLPMQNLGPFSNVMQAYTNSLPSSLLASTVQTAREDSPYSPFPSATQSMHAKYGNITSSIGGPSLSMSEALRSGGISAPQPNPQTLPGGNVATGPGLPQHVAVHPYSQPSLPMGHFANMISYPILPQSYTYMPSAFQQGFAGNSTYPQSLAALLPQYKNGVSVSMTQSTAIPPGYGFGSSTNVPGGNFPLNPPTAPTGTTIGYDDVINSQFKDNSHMMSLQQNENSVMWPHGPGSRSVSALPPSMYFNLPEQNQQGGFRQRQQQPSQNFGSLGYPNFYQSQAGVSLEPQQQQHQHPREANLGGSQNQPAKQSQQLWQNSY, from the exons ATGAG CCGACCACGAGATCTACGCCACCCTCCGCGACTGCAACATGGACCCTGACGAAGCTGTTACTCGCCTCCTCTCACAAG ATACTTTTCATGAGGTGAAGAGCAAACGAGAGAAGAAAAAAGAG AGTAAGGACCCAGCTGATTACAGGCCTAGTGGGACAAATAACACGTCGAATCGTGGTGGTGCTAGGACTGGCACAGATCGCCATGGTGGACGTAGTGGCACAAACCAGTTCAGCAGTAGTG ATGCTGGTCTGCTGGGAAAACCTGTATACAAGAAGGGAAATGGAACTCCTGCTTATGGAGGCTCTGCACCCGGTTTGTTGGGGAATAATGGGAACAGGCAACTACCATCCTACAG TGATTCTGTGACTACTGAAAATAAAACATCTGCATTAGGAATGGGTGATGCAGTATCATCGTCATCACAACAGGGTGGATTGCAATCTCCATGGGTGCGGAATGCTGGTCAACTTTCAATGGCTGACATTGTTAAGATGGGTAGACCACAGACCAAGGTGCCTATGCATAACTCTTCTCTCCACAGTGGTCATCATCAAAATGCTGTGGCCCCTCCAGCACCATTGGATTATAATTCCCAATCATTTCAAGGCCATGCTTCCAAGATTTCAGAGACAAATACTGATCAAGGCTATGCTAGCGTACCACAGGATGATGAATGGCCTCGTATGGAGAACCAACAAGATATTAGTGTATCTACTGCTGTTGATCCACAAGTAAATTCAGAATATGATGGTGAAGCTAATTGGCACCAGAGGACTCACCTAGAAGAACATGTAGCTGATGATGGTTCTGTTGAGAATGCAGACAATACTGAATCTGCTTCTATTTCTGCTAAAAGTACGTCAGAAGATAACACAGGAG CCGAAGATGGTATTTCATCAGTAACTGCAAACATGGGGCAGCTAAATTTACAGAGAGACAACAGTGCAACGGAACCAGATGAGGACAATCCTTCTTTAGTAATTCCAGATCACCTGCAGCTCCATACTCCAGAATGCTTGAATCTGAGCTTAGGAAGTTTTGGGCCTGCGAACAATGCTTCCCTTTCGGGACCTGCCTCATATGCATCTGGGCCCTTCAAAAGTAACTTGGACGATGCATCTGCACCGGCAGATGTTTCAGCCATTGGATCCTTAGAAACTAG AAATCCAGAGTATTACAGGGATGAGCATCTTGCTACTACCTCAGGTGAAAATTTAGTTCATGGAAATGGTGTGAATGTTGAAACATATGAACAAGCATCTGTTTCCCAAGAGGCTTTAAAACCTCAACCCCCTGAAGCTGCTCAGGAGAATCAATATTCATTTCCTTCATCCTCGCATGGATTTAATTATGAAACCGCACAACAACCAGAGGTCCCATTCCCTCAACCGCAGACAAGCTTGCCGATGCAAAACCTAGGTCCCTTCTCTAATGTAATG CAGGCGTATACAAATTCTTTGCCCAGTTCTCTGTTGGCTTCAACAGTTCAAACTGCAAGGGAGGATAGTCCATACTCACCTTTCCCTTCAGCAACACAATCAATGCATGCAAAATATGGCAACATCACTTCTTCAATTGGCGGTCCTTCCTTATCAATGTCAGAG GCTCTAAGATCAGGTGGCATTTCTGCACCTCAACCCAATCCACAGACGCTGCCTGGTGGCAATGTTGCTACCGGACCTGGGCTCCCTCAACATGTGGCTGTGCATCCGTAT AGCTATCCTATCTTGCCTCAGAGCTATACGTATATGCCATCGGCTTTTCAGCAGGGCTTTGCTGGAAATAGCACATACCCCCAGTCTCTGGCAGCATTGCTTCCTCAATATAAAAATGGTGTTTCTGTCAGTATGACTCAGTCTACTGCTATTCCACCTGGATATGGGTTTGGAAGTTCAACAAACGTTCCTGGAGGAAATTTTCCTTTGAACCCCCCTACTGCTCCTACTGGAACAACCATTGGATATGATGATGTTATAAATTCCCAGTTTAAGGACAACAGTCATATGATGTCACTACAACAG AATGAGAACTCTGTAATGTGGCCTCATGGACCTGGATCACGATCAGTGTCTGCACTTCCTCCCAGCATGTATTTCAACTTGCCGGAACAGAATCAACAAGGTGGATTTCGGCAAAGACAGCAGCAGCCTTCACAGAATTTTGGATCCCTTGGATACCCTAATTTCTACCAGTCTCAGGCTGGCGTTTCTTTGGAACCTCAGCAGCAGCAGCATCAGCATCCTAGGGAAGCAAACTTGGGTGGTTCACAAAACCAACCAGCTAAGCAGTCCCAGCAGTTATGGCAAAACAGCTACTAA
- the LOC107635981 gene encoding pentatricopeptide repeat-containing protein At5g48910-like — translation MIENTNVKNGFLTTLAKKCNTLTQLKQLHAHILRCRVKHTPFAIAPLLSAAASSNHFSYAHSIFSTLHLVHRNTFMYNTMIRAYLQQAHSPLSAISCYVSMLRNAIAVNNYTFPPLIKACIARNDAVVGRLVHGHVVHFGYCEDPFVLSGLIEFYSALCHVDTARVLFDRAMTKDVVVWTAMIDGYGKTGNCENARKLFDEMPERNVISWSAIMATYSRVSDFREVLALFGDMQNEGIRPNESILVTVLTACAHLGALTQGIWVHAYAVGSKLESNSILATALVDMYSKCGCVEAALSVFDRIASKDAGAWNAMISGVALNGDARKSLELFRQMVACGTKPTETTFVAVLTACTHAKMVQEGLQLFDEMSSIYGVAPQLEHYACMIDLLSRAGMVEEAEKFVEEKMGGLATGDANVWGALLNACRIHKNLDVGNRVWKKLLDIGVADCGTHVLTYNIYREAGCDAEANRVRSRISEAGMQKKPGCSTIEVNNEVEEFLAGDHSHPQAQEMWKLLDSIFKISNLET, via the coding sequence ATGATAGAGAATACCAACGTGAAGAACGGCTTCCTCACAACCCTCGCCAAAAAATGCAACACCCTCACCCAACTGAAGCAACTTCACGCCCACATTCTCCGATGCCGCGTGAAACACACGCCCTTCGCCATCGCCCCTCTCCTCTCCGCCGCAGCCTCCTCCAACCACTTCTCCTACGCCCACTCCATCTTCTCCACGCTCCACCTCGTTCACCGCAATACCTTCATGTACAACACCATGATCAGAGCCTACCTTCAACAAGCCCATTCACCCCTCTCCGCAATCTCCTGCTACGTCTCCATGCTTCGAAACGCCATTGCCGTTAACAACTACACCTTCCCGCCTCTCATCAAGGCTTGCATCGCACGCAATGATGCTGTTGTTGGTCGTTTGGTGCATGGCCATGTCGTTCACTTCGGGTACTGTGAAGATCCCTTTGTCCTCAGTGGGCTTATCGAGTTTTACTCCGCTTTATGCCACGTGGACACGGCAAGGGTGTTGTTCGATAGAGCAATGACGAAAGATGTGGTGGTTTGGACGGCCATGATCGATGGCTACGGCAAAACTGGAAACTGTGAGAATGCAAGAAAGCTGTTCGATGAAATGCCTGAGAGAAATGTTATATCGTGGAGCGCCATCATGGCGACTTATTCGCGGGTTAGTGACTTCAGGGAAGTGCTGGCTTTGTTTGGAGACATGCAAAATGAAGGCATAAGGCCGAACGAGTCGATACTCGTTACTGTTCTTACTGCGTGTGCGCATCTCGGTGCGCTCACGCAGGGAATTTGGGTGCATGCCTATGCCGTGGGATCCAAGCTTGAGTCTAATTCAATTCTGGCTACGGCTCTGGTGGATATGTACTCTAAATGTGGATGTGTGGAAGCTGCTTTATCAGTTTTTGATCGGATTGCATCCAAAGATGCTGGAGCATGGAATGCTATGATTTCTGGTGTTGCCTTGAATGGTGATGCAAGGAAGTCTTTAGAGTTGTTTCGCCAAATGGTTGCTTGTGGAACTAAGCCGACCGAGACCACATTCGTGGCTGTCCTTACTGCTTGTACTCATGCAAAGATGGTTCAGGAAGGCCTTCAATTGTTTGATGAAATGAGTAGCATTTATGGCGTCGCGCCACAGTTGGAGCATTATGCATGCATGATTGACCTTTTGTCCAGAGCTGGTATGGTGGAGGAAGCCGAGAAATTCGTGGAGGAGAAGATGGGTGGACTTGCTACTGGTGATGCCAATGTCTGGGGTGCACTTCTGAATGCATGTAGAATTCATAAGAATCTTGATGTTGGAAATCGAGTATGGAAGAAGCTGCTTGATATCGGTGTAGCCGACTGCGGTACTCATGTTCTTACATACAATATATACAGAGAAGCTGGGTGTGATGCAGAGGCAAACAGAGTTAGAAGTAGGATTTCGGAAGCAGGGATGCAAAAGAAACCCGGTTGCAGCACAATAGAGGTTAATAACGAAGTTGAAGAATTTCTTGCAGGAGATCATTCTCATCCGCAAGCACAAGAAATGTGGAAATTGCTTGATTCTATTTTCAAAATTTCCAATCTAGAAACCTAA